In the Wyeomyia smithii strain HCP4-BCI-WySm-NY-G18 chromosome 2, ASM2978416v1, whole genome shotgun sequence genome, one interval contains:
- the LOC129722469 gene encoding collagenase-like — protein sequence MIRFSLVALLFAVAVSAFPTEKDARVVNGQPAAVGQFPYQVLLKVQLPQGRALCGGSLLSDQWVLTAGHCTQGATSFEVTLGAVDLNDTENDGRVVVTATEYVRHEKFNPLFATNDVAVVKLPKPVELNDRVQPVKLPTGTDSYTDQKVVVSGWGLQKNGGEVAEKLQYAPLKVISNSQCTKTYNPLVVKKTTLCAQGDDKQSPCNGDSGGPLVLENERVLVGVVSFGHATGCERGFPGAFARVTSFVSWIKKHTGL from the coding sequence ATGATTCGATTCAGTCTAGTTGCGCTTTTATTCGCGGTTGCGGTTTCCGCTTTTCCCACCGAGAAGGACGCTCGTGTTGTTAATGGACAACCTGCTGCTGTAGGCCAGTTTCCGTACCAAGTACTCCTGAAGGTTCAACTTCCGCAGGGGCGGGCCTTATGCGGAGGAAGCTTGCTTAGTGACCAGTGGGTTTTAACGGCAGGTCACTGCACACAGGGTGCCACATCATTCGAGGTTACGCTAGGTGCCGTAGACCTGAATGATACCGAAAATGACGGTCGTGTCGTAGTGACTGCTACGGAATACGTTCGACATGAGAAGTTCAATCCACTGTTCGCCACCAATGATGTCGCCGTTGTGAAACTTCCCAAGCCAGTGGAATTGAACGATCGAGTTCAACCGGTGAAATTACCCACGGGTACCGACAGTTATACGGATCAAAAGGTAGTTGTCAGTGGCTGGGGACTGCAGAAGAATGGTGGAGAAGTAGCCGAAAAATTGCAGTATGCTCCTCTGAAGGTGATTAGCAACAGCCAGTGTACGAAGACCTACAACCCGTTGGTAGTGAAGAAGACCACGCTGtgcgcccagggagacgacaaGCAGTCACCTTGCAACGGAGATTCTGGTGGACCGTTAGTACTGGAAAACGAACGTGTTCTGGTTGGAGTTGTCAGTTTTGGACATGCAACTGGATGTGAACGCGGCTTCCCGGGTGCGTTTGCTCGCGTTACGTCGTTCGTTAGCTGGATTAAAAAGCATACCGGACTGTGA
- the LOC129722795 gene encoding collagenase-like, which translates to MQKTVYFFLLASFLMTITSADDETRVVNGKDAELGQFPYQALVLIRLANGKGALCGGSLLSAEWVLTAGHCVQGAESFEVTLGAVELKNNTNDSGRLTLSSTEFIRHEDYQAGSATNDVAVIKLPSKVTFTDRIQPVKLPTGKDSYAQQHVLVSGFGQQKDNGGVAQKLQYAPLTVISNTECMLVYGPAAIKTSNVCARGVNRESACHGDSGGPLVLEQDRTLVGVVSFGTLWGCERGLPVVYARVTEFRDWIKEKTNV; encoded by the coding sequence ATGCAGAAAACGGTGTACTTTTTCTTGTTGGCGTCATTTCTGATGACGATTACATCCGCAGACGATGAAACACGCGTCGTTAACGGTAAAGATGCTGAACTTGGCCAGTTTCCATACCAAGCCTTGGTGCTCATTCGTCTGGCCAATGGGAAAGGGGCGCTATGTGGAGGAAGTTTACTGAGCGCTGAGTGGGTACTTACAGCCGGACACTGTGTACAGGGTGCGGAATCATTCGAAGTTACCCTGGGAGCGGTTGAACTGAAGAACAACACTAACGATAGCGGTCGTTTGACGCTGTCATCAACCGAGTTCATTCGCCACGAAGACTATCAGGCTGGATCGGCTACCAACGATGTAGCGGTTATTAAGCTACCTTCAAAAGTAACTTTTACGGATCGAATCCAACCGGTGAAATTGCCAACAGGAAAAGACAGTTATGCTCAACAGCACGTTCTAGTAAGTGGGTTTGGCCAACAGAAGGACAACGGTGGAGTAGCACAGAAGCTTCAGTACGCTCCGTTGACTGTGATCAGCAACACTGAATGCATGCTGGTGTATGGACCGGCGGCGATCAAAACAAGCAACGTCTGTGCTCGGGGAGTGAATCGAGAATCGGCATGCCACGGGGATTCCGGCGGTCCACTCGTGCTGGAGCAAGATCGCACCCTGGTAGGAGTTGTGAGTTTCGGTACTCTATGGGGTTGTGAAAGGGGACTACCGGTGGTGTATGCACGTGTCACGGAATTTAGGGATTGGATAAAGGAAAAGACAaacgtttaa